gtgatttaacaaatgttgatatctttttataatatttacaaaaaataacggtgcgggaaatggacatgattacaattccggatgcgggaagcgggaataaaaaaaaaaattaaaaaaatctgtttcgaaaaaaataggtgcgggcgggtccgtcgaacaacgGATCAAATTGGTGTATTGGtatttgatgaagttggagtcaAATTAAATTCAAACTTAGTAAAcaagttccctatgatatgatctttcaaattttaatgccaaataagagttttgatcACAATTTCACGGTTatagaacatagaaaatgaaagtgcaagtttcaggttaaagattttagtcaaggttgtttttgaagtccaatcaacatgaaacttattacacatgttccttatggtatgatctttctaattttaatgccaaattagatttttatcccattttcacggtctactgaacataggaaatgatagtgcgagtggggcatccgtgtactgtggacacattcttgttttaatgaAATTCGGACTTGGAAACAAATGTCACACCTGTTTGAATGTGTAAACAGTTGTATAGCCCATAAATACTATAAAATGCTTAGCTACTTCATGACCGTAACTGACGTTAGAGAAAATAACTAAATTTTAACAACATCAATTTAATGATAATATTTATAGTAGAGAAAGTTTGGAATGCTTCGTGTGTTATGAAGTTAAGCACATGTTTACATATAGTTCATTGGCAAACGGATTTGTGTTCCTTTACAGTCCGAAGATCAAGAAATCAAATCGGTGTGGTCTTTATATACATTTTCTTACAAGATATATTAATTCAAAGAATGACTGCAACTTTAAGAAATCATAGCGCATATTCCGCCATATCAGAAACAAACTAATTCAAGAAATTATAAATACTTGGTATATGAAAAGAATGCTGCATACATATGTATGGAAGTTATTGTTGAGAAAAAGTATTGAAGGTAATAAGGAACATTTTTGTACTAGCATAATTACCATATATTTAGTATTTTTCtgtcaaatgaaaacaaaaattagccgtcctaaaaaattgaaaacaacacgtttaaaaaTTTTGTGCctccgaagcacttttctggatttaccttcatcgggaacgctcaaatcgaaacatttgaaatccgagggatgtataagtaccgaaacagttgaagagctatatgacaaaaaaaacccTAAAACAAATGGCCAAATTCATCTACGGTATGATATTGGTATCGTTGTAATTCCAGTTACAACTATCAGTTTAACATTTACAGCCGacttcattgagtgtgtaggaaAGGGTAGAGTcattggttagcttgcttgttagctgaaccgtgaattcATTataaggttaggtaaactaccctactttcgaagtagtctagtcttacagacagatagattggttatctgtcggactagtctactcttaaaaagAGAGTAGTTTACCTAACGCAATAATAACTTAGcggttcagctaacaaacaaTAAAGCTAACAAATGATTCTACCTttccctacacactcaatgaaatcggctgtaatattgattttttttttattaaccactGTTTCTCGGCATAGAAAGACTACATATTTCTTGATTTGCCATAGACCTAAATAATAATCCTCATAATTTAGAAACTTTTAAGCACGACAAGTGTAAAATAGATgctttatcaaaaaatattacAAGGACAGTGccagatttgaaatataattattgcaaaattacatttatgataaataaaatacgTACaagattaaggtggtacctaacactacagggagatcactctgtaaaatcagtgttttaattacgttgtgttgttaagggaatatcaagcttctaaatgatcaaaataagtgtttatcaaacttgctatataaccagtgtcatttttctgataaaacggttggttcaaattttttgaaattttatatttttgtaaaagggtcaaagtaaatactttgtcaaaattttaagaaaattaaacgagccaaattaattttagttaaagtgttaaagtgttgggtaccaccttaagaagatAACAAAGCAGTTTATAGTAAATACACTTATACTAGTATCACGAACTTTCTGACGTCATCTGTTCAAAATgtaaagtaagaagatgtggtctaAAATTTAAATGTGAACGAGACAACGAACCACCCAGAGTTGAAACGACGAATATGTATATACAATTATAGGCCACCGCGCATGGCTTTCGACATTGAGAAAAAACTGACATACTGTAaagttagtccaaataattatgcaAGGCTTTAAGTATTTTTCCTACGACGCGTTCAAGATTAAATAGCCTTGCAAaaccaagacgtcataattatttggactaactgTAGCTTTAAAAGGGTCAAAcataaacaatttgaaaacaaatcaaataagaaTTCTAGCAGCATCATGTATACAATAcatttacaattttacaaatgtAATGGACATGCACTAACGACAACCAATGAAGTACATACAGGCACATAAAGAAGGTGGCGGGATTAATAACCTTGGTCAGTGGTATGGACGGTAAATCACATTTTTTGGGGGGTTTAAAATCCTAAATTACAGGATTGATACAAAGCCACTTGCAGATAACTCCGTTTGAATTCGCGTTATATATGTCCGGATCTTCTCGGTAATTTTCTTCAACTTCATTTTGAAAGGGGGATACACTACGTTGAAATGTGTAAAAACGACTGCATTGATGTGTTCAGTGTGTTTCGATTCTTTAGTATAAATCATTACGGAAAGCATAAAAATTATCCTTAAAGACAGTGGTGTGCAAGCCGAACATTAGAACTTTAAAATCAGTCATAAATTGCTTAATGTCATATGAAACTAGTTTCTTAAATAATATAGTCGAGGAGATCATTGAAACAATGCATGTAAATTTCATAAACGAAGTGCTTATTAACTCACATGTTTGCAGACGCAGCACTGTGCCCAAATTAAAGGGAACACGGAGCACATTGATAACAGAGTTGATTCAAGAAAACTAACTTCCTTCAAGttacataaataacaaaaagaaaagaaaagcaaacaaacaaacagatatgtatatacatgtatgtgcaatCAAAATAGTGTATCAATACAATAACTCATGCGTAATCCATCTCTTGCTtaagggttaaattgaaggtcacatgatgCATAAGGATTCGATGTAATTTGTCTGACGACCCCTTATTGCCATTCAATAACATTTTTTACATATTGTTTGCGTTTTTGTTATCTGATAAACAATAATAGACGGATAGGAGCTAAGTtaaacaaaaattatcagcaaaacTTGATCTTCAAATAGGTCAACATAGCCGAAATCGTCAGttgaatccttttttttttttttaattctagctATTTTATGACGATTTTGCGGGTTTTAAAAATGATCTGCAAGacaggatctacaaataagtcgaatTTTGCTACTCCTTCTCTTCTTCATCTTGCTGTTGAAAATTTTAAAGAGACAAAAGGCATAACCGAGAACCAGTCTATAATTCAATGGTATAGAACAGTTCTAATTGTTTAGTATTTTGCTAGAACTTGTATTGCTGATAATTATGTTGCTGCCGTTATTTTCTGTGTATACCCGTTAAAATGTGTTTTAATATGCCTTCGACGTAGCAGAGGAACATATTACCCCTGTTCTAAATTGAGTAGTGCCACTTTTACCGATTTAAGAGTTAGAAATGGAAAGAATGCTTAAATTTTTCGTTTCCTTTCTcaaactttagtttgcttcaaacaaatgttatgtaacttatacacaatgctaatttaCAAAACAATCTTAACTACATGAATCCTTTCTCTGTATGTAGAAGTTGACTTGTGTATTTTTACAAGCGGGGGCATATGTGGCCCATGATAGACACTTTAACCGTTTAttttctatatacatgatataagacgCAAAACTTCGAAAATTAGTAGACaaaatttatcttaaaattttatatttttagcttGTGCCATTGGACTATCACCATTGGTTCCATCAAACACCATTGAGGCAGAAGAAAAgatacaaaaacaattttatggAGTTCTTCAAGAATTCAATACCAATCCTGTTCTACGAATGCAAATGAATACGACCTTAGATATCAGGCTATCAAAATTAAAGTTTACGTATTTAGAAGGTTCTCAGATGGTAGATGGAATTCTTACTTGCAAAAGTCGTGATGAAATACAGAAGGTTAAACAACGCATACGAGATAACAGATTAGCTGACTTTCTAACAAATTATTTAGACACTATTGGTTTGAATATTGAATTAGGTTTAACCATCAAGGAAAAAGTGGAAGTAATCGTGTTTGAAATAGAAGATGAGACTAACAAGACCAAAAGGTAAGTTGAATTGAATGAAACTAgtataggttttttttattgcaataaaaaaacgaaaagacaaatacatttttgtttagacatgttagaattatctttaaaattgagataaaaaaaacttagatTTATTCtagaatttataaattacaaTTGTATATCACTTGTAAGGATTTATAATAGGACTAATAAAGCTTCCAATTCAGAAGTCAAAAGTATAGGCAAGTGAAAAACACAACTTTGAGACTGGAAAATCTTAGTTAATTATAAACTGGTTCTCCTATTGAAAGATTCAAGAAAATTTGTCTTAAATTGGCATAACCAAAGACctgaaaaaaatggaaattgcTGCTCGTCAGCTAAGCACGCTTCATTAAGGAGTTTTAAGGTAAATACGGTTATGGTGACATCATCCATCTTCCATCATCCATTATCAttatcgtcgtcgtcgtcgtcattatGGTAAACATCATCATCGTCTTCGTTAACATGGTCATCATTcaatcgtcatcatcatcatcaacacTGTCGTCGTCGTCGATTATCATCATCATTGTCGTCTTCGTAATCATCGGTCATCGTTGATCATCTTCATTGGTTATCGTCGTCATtagtcatcatcatcatcttcagTTATTATTCATTATCAGTCATCATCATCGGTCATGAAACATCAATCACCGGTCCTCATCATCCGTCATCGGCCCATCTTTCATTAATCATTGGTCATCAATCATCGGTCGTCATCATTATCGGTCATCAATCATCGGTCGTCGTCACTATCGGTCATTATCATTATGACCGATTATCATTAGttatcttttttgaatttttggtcctcaatgctcttcaactttgtacttgtttggctttataactattttgatctgagcgtcactgatgagccttatgtagacgaaacgcgcgtctggcgtattaaattataatctggtacctttgataactattatcatctTTACTCATCATCAGTCAGTCATCAATCATcggtcatcatcatcatcattcaTCAATCATCGGTCATCATCATCCGTCATctgtcatcgtcatcatcatctgACATCGGTCATTCGTCATCCTTTATCATCCGTCATCATCTATGTTCACCATCATTATCTTATCTATGGTCACCATTATCCCCATATATATGGTAAAAGTTTAGTAGTCGACATAATGAGTTTGGATAACAGTTAATCGACATTTTATTGAACAACGATCATTGGACTTGTATGACTTTTTAAACCACCACCTGGAAGAAGGGGATAATAAGTGGTTATTGTCCATTCGACTGTCACAAATTTGGTTTCCGTATAATCTTTTTATAATTGCCACTtgaccaaattttaaaaacaaatcatgaaaTGGACCATAATATAAAGGTTCAGTTCGATTATAATGGTGTTGACATGTACTTTTTAAGAGCTATGCATTACTTACATGTAAAGTTGGGTTTTGTTCAGTTACCGGATGCTGATGATAATCCCGCTTGACCTTTTTTCTTAAAACTTAAATACAATGTCATGGACCATGAGTTAAATTTTGACAGTTTTACTTTTTACCGTTCAATAGTTATGCCTTTAAGGATGAACTTAGGTGAGggtttgtgaaataaaaaaaaaaaacaagaatttaaaaTGTACAAGTCAAAAGAGCATTGGTTAAGaatcaaaataagcaaaaaatattgataggtcatggacctcattttcgagataattgatatttaaaatatggcgggaaaaggcagACTCGGACTTTAACCGTACATTTGTATTGGTATtgtttgggtctcaaatcaaaagaaagaaaatcaacaaTCTGCTATacttttggtaaatgaccttttataAGCTATTAAATCTTGTATggaaaaataaatgggtgttaggggccaaaatattttaccttgtattatatggaaaaacaccaaggagtccgaacatttgacacaaatgcCAAAACCTCACCTGAGTACATCCTTAAAGGGGCACTACCTGTCAAATtgatgttcaccgatttgactgaAATTCTTTTctatgatttataacaatgtaaaacatttatccaaattattaaaagtcgaaaataaacaattaacagagCATGAGATCGATAACATTTatcttcgtttcgtgtgtatttcagTCTAGACTatataattaactatcgagttgaccgcGTAAAAcctccgatgaccatataaggtatataattaatataaatataaatagattaaacGAAATcatcgtgcaattggatttttctaggtctattaaatttcatataaattatagatttaaatatatgttaatcattgtttttatctgtataagaatgatatttgtcgatcgaatcagtcaattaaatgatttacctttgttttcatttcaatgttgacattttgttcctttaaaggtgcactagctgccaaattcatgttcactgatttgactcaaattctcatattttatttataacaatgcaaaacatttttccaaactatcaaaaatatcaaataaacaatttacaggacatggtctcaataagatgttGCTTCGTTTCTTGTGAAAtttagccaagacgccatctaattaactatcgagttgaccttctatgaccaCAGATATTAATAGATTAggcaactcgtgcaattggatttttataggtctgttaaattttgtattatagattaaaaatgtatgttaaat
This genomic window from Mytilus galloprovincialis chromosome 9, xbMytGall1.hap1.1, whole genome shotgun sequence contains:
- the LOC143046863 gene encoding uncharacterized protein LOC143046863 → MVDGILTCKSRDEIQKVKQRIRDNRLADFLTNYLDTIGLNIELGLTIKEKVEVIVFEIEDETNKTKSSTNTSKIVDGLKETQIEDTNVNNKTVSKEIVGEKVSQSYDP